A window of the Gossypium hirsutum isolate 1008001.06 chromosome A03, Gossypium_hirsutum_v2.1, whole genome shotgun sequence genome harbors these coding sequences:
- the LOC107887630 gene encoding uncharacterized protein, protein MQAEAPGSMQPQRVVQQPPKGRGVARGGNGLGRRQRALSRGASQTEVRQPTLVYTARRQKDRDAPNVITDMFLISDVHYTALIVIGSTHSYVANSVSDNLKVSVKRVSVESTSSKVTVLSPLGLEYATKRIVLRIEDDKEVVVISEHRDYLSNVIFVLMAKKLVQKGCEVYLAYISLSASRDSFIGDIKTIRDFLDIFPEELLGFPSNQEVEFGIELLPGTASVSIVPYPGVQKEITELKAQLQELLDHGFIYLSVPL, encoded by the exons ATGCAAGCTGAAGCTCCGGGTTCTATGCAGCCTCAGAgagtagttcagcagccacctaagGGTCGTGGAgtggctaggggtggtaatggtttaGGCCGTAGACAGAGAGCACTGAGCAGAGGTGCTAGTCAGACAGAGGTGAGGCAGCCTACACTTGTTTATACTGCTCGACGTCAAAAGGACAGAGATGCTCCAAATGTTATCACTGATATGTTCTTAATTTCTGATGTACATTATACTGCTTTGATAGTCATAGGTTCTACACATTCCTATGTAGCTAACTCTGTATCTGATAACTTAAAGGTTTCTGTTAAGAGGGTTTCTGTTGAGAGCACTTCTAGTAAGGTTACCGTACTGAGTCCGTTGGG TTTGGAATACGCGACTAAGAGGATCGTTCTAAGAATCGAGGATGATAAAGAGGTGGTCGTGATCAGCGAGCATCGAGATTATCTGTCCAATGTGATCTTCGTTCTTATGGCTAAGAAACTAGTTCAAAAAGGTTGTGAGGTGTATTTGGCTTACATCAGTCTATCTGCTTCTCGAGACTCTTTTATTGGGGATATCAAAACTATAAGGGATTTTTTGGAtatttttcctgaggagttactggGTTTTCCTTCGAAtcaagaagttgagtttgggattgagcttcttcCGGGTACAGCTTCGGTGTCCATCGTTCCTTACCCTGGGGTACAAAAAGAGAttacggagcttaaggctcaacttcaagaaCTTCTAGATCATGGATTCATCTATCTTAGTGTGCCTCTGTAG